Below is a genomic region from Butyrivibrio sp. AE3004.
CTGACTGATATTTTGCAAGCAGTTCATTTGCACGCTTCTTATTAATAATACCGTGAGATTCCCACTTTTCTTCTTCAGGGTTCTCAACATAACCGAGAACAAAGTTAAATGTTTTTGTCTCACCCGGAGCAAGTGTTATGTTAATCTGATGAGCTGCAATGGGTGACCAGCCACTTGCTACAGAATTTGTGAGCTGTCCGGCAAATACAGAATCCGGATGGTCAGGACCGTTGTATAAGCCGAGGAATGCATCACGGCTTGTATCAATTGCATCAACCTTAGTATTAACCGAATATACAGCGTAGTGATTTCTTCTTTCACGATACTCTGTTTTATGGAAAATCGTGGAATCTACGATTTCAACTTCACCGGTGCTGAGGTTACGCTGGAAATTCTTCATATCATCATCGGCATTCCAAAGACACCATTCTACATAAGAAAAGAGCTGAATCTTTTTTTCTTCCGTGCTGTTATTTGTAATTTCAACATGGGAAATTTCGCATGTATCGCTCATTGGTACAAATGTAAGTACAGAAGCTTTAACTGAATTTTTCTCAGATGAAAACTTACTGTATCCGATACCATGGCGGCATTCATAAGAATCCAGTTCAGTCTTTACAGGCTGCCAACCGGGATTCCAAACGATTTCACCATCTTTAATATAGAAATATTTACCGTTATTATCATAAGGAACGTTATTATAACGATACCTTGTAAGTCTAAGAAGCTTTGCATCCTTATAAAAAGAATAGCCTCCGCAGGTGTTTGATATTAGTGAAAAGAAATCCTTATTGCCAAGGTAGTTTATCCAAGGCAGAGGAGTCTTTGGTGTGGTGATTACGTATTCGCGGTTTTGATCGTCGAAAAATCCGTATTTCATCGATATTCCTCCTAAATATTCTTAAACGATTAAGCATGTTGCTGTTTTTGATTATATAGCGTAAGTTCCCATATTTCAAGAGAAATTAAAATATAGTGATAATGCGCCTTGCGAGATTTTTTTTCGAAAAAATTAAGAGATTACGCGGATTTGTAAAGTTTATTAGGAAAAATAATACATTTTGGATGTCAAAATTTGTCAAAAAATCACAAAAAGATACAAAGTGCACAACAAATTTACAAAAGCGTATTGATTTGGTGGAAAATGTGATGTATATTCAAGTTACGAAAACGTTTGAGAGATTTAAGGGGGATAGATGGCAGCACGTAAAAGAGTTTCATTAAAGGATATTGCAGCTGCGTGCAAAGTGTCTGTCGCAACAGTATCAAAAGCTTTGAATGATCAGGCAGATATAGGACAGGAGACAAAGGATTATGTCCGTGAAACTGCTGAGGCAATGGGATATTTTCCGAATGCTGCAGCCAAAGCTTTAAAAACGAATCGTACATATAATATAGGGCTTCTGTTTATGGATGATTCCCAGAGTGGTTTGACACATAATTACTTTGCAAGGGTTATCGAGAGTTTTAAAAAAACAATAGAGGAAAAAGGTTATGATCTTACCTTTATAAGTAATAACAGAAGTTCTGCAGGATATATGTCATATCTGGCTCATGCAAGATACAGAAATTTTGACGGAGTGGCAATAGCTTGTGTCGATTTCTATAAGCCAGAGGTTGAAGAGCTCGTCAGAGGTAACATACCAGTTGTTACGATTGACCACGTATTCAATGACAGATCCGCAATTATTTCGGACAATGTTATGGGTATGAAAGATCTTCTTACATATATATATAGTATGGGGCATAGAAAAATTGCCTATATACATGGTACAGATTCAGCAGTTACACAAAGTCGTCTTAAAAGCTTCTATAAAACAGCTATGGATCTGAATTTAGAGATCCCTGATGAATACATAATGGAAGTTGAGTACCGCGATACTGAAGGTGCACAGAGAGCGACAGAGAAGCTTTTGATGTTAAAAGACAGACCTACCTGCATATTATATCCGGATGATTTTGCTAC
It encodes:
- a CDS encoding LacI family DNA-binding transcriptional regulator, whose protein sequence is MAARKRVSLKDIAAACKVSVATVSKALNDQADIGQETKDYVRETAEAMGYFPNAAAKALKTNRTYNIGLLFMDDSQSGLTHNYFARVIESFKKTIEEKGYDLTFISNNRSSAGYMSYLAHARYRNFDGVAIACVDFYKPEVEELVRGNIPVVTIDHVFNDRSAIISDNVMGMKDLLTYIYSMGHRKIAYIHGTDSAVTQSRLKSFYKTAMDLNLEIPDEYIMEVEYRDTEGAQRATEKLLMLKDRPTCILYPDDFATFGGINAIKQNGLKVPDDISIAGYDGIDIAMKYSPQLTTIIQDTDLLGRKAAEKLIDSIENPRTTFSEQVIVPGHLNEGETVKNLN